In Hyla sarda isolate aHylSar1 unplaced genomic scaffold, aHylSar1.hap1 scaffold_342, whole genome shotgun sequence, a single genomic region encodes these proteins:
- the MRPS16 gene encoding 28S ribosomal protein S16, mitochondrial isoform X2 codes for MAVGGCTNRPFYRIVAAHNKRARDGKHLDKLGTYDPLPNVYNEKLVSLNLDRIKYWIACGAHVTKPVAKILGLAGFFPLHPMTITDAERLRKAKDKASAQPEGTLEEAEA; via the exons ATGGCGGTCGGTGGCTGCACTAATAGACCTTTTTATCGTATTGTCGCTGCCCATAATAAGCGGGCACGGGACGGGAAGCATCTGGATAAGCTCGGAACGTACGACCCCCTACCCAATGTGTATAATGAGAAGCTGGTCAGCCTCAACCTGGATCGGATCAAGTACTGGATCGCCTGTGGGGCGCACGTGACTAAACCTGTCGCCAAGATACTAG GACTTGCCGGATTTTTTCCATTGCACCCAATGACCATAACTGATGCCGAGAGGTTACGAAAAGCGAAGGATAAAGCATCTGCTCAGCCTGAGGGGACCCTGGAGGAGGCCGAGGCCTGA
- the MRPS16 gene encoding 28S ribosomal protein S16, mitochondrial isoform X1, translated as MVHLTQQILKRYHGGYVVIRMAVGGCTNRPFYRIVAAHNKRARDGKHLDKLGTYDPLPNVYNEKLVSLNLDRIKYWIACGAHVTKPVAKILGLAGFFPLHPMTITDAERLRKAKDKASAQPEGTLEEAEA; from the exons ATGGTTCATCTAA CTCAGCAGATCCTGAAGCGTTACCATGGCGGTTACGTGGTGATCAGAATGGCGGTCGGTGGCTGCACTAATAGACCTTTTTATCGTATTGTCGCTGCCCATAATAAGCGGGCACGGGACGGGAAGCATCTGGATAAGCTCGGAACGTACGACCCCCTACCCAATGTGTATAATGAGAAGCTGGTCAGCCTCAACCTGGATCGGATCAAGTACTGGATCGCCTGTGGGGCGCACGTGACTAAACCTGTCGCCAAGATACTAG GACTTGCCGGATTTTTTCCATTGCACCCAATGACCATAACTGATGCCGAGAGGTTACGAAAAGCGAAGGATAAAGCATCTGCTCAGCCTGAGGGGACCCTGGAGGAGGCCGAGGCCTGA